tggcagctttatacactctcccatgatggtgaactaaactctttggcgtgagtacaaaacaagacattagacgacataattttggggtttgggagagacagacagagatttttcaacattttaacacattttttgagaaaatgattagtcgactaatcaaagaaataattgacagatgagtcgacaatgaaaataatctttactTGCAGCCCTACTATAGAGGTGGAGAATGAtattaaatgtattcatttaagcctattgatttttttcctttaatgttGACCACTACATGACTGCAGAAAATGGTTATTCTGTATTTCTTTGTATCTGCGCTAATCATAATTATATGTAATGGATCTTCAATTAATCCGGCTCCATAAATAGATCTATGTAAAAACTCAAAGATGTGTCGTCACTatgatgttaaataaataaaagctgagTTGCAGTACACTTTACGCCCACTAGTGTCCCTATAAACAAGTATTTTATTGAAGTTTGTAAATATGAACATATTAGAGACATTTGTAAAGCATACGCCTGTTTTATAATATATGTTTGACTACATATAAAACGCGTGGGCCATCAGTAAATTTCAACAACAGTCGCTTCCTGTTGTGACGTTTTAAACCAAtttaacaatgtttttattgtgcgCAGTAActtattttttaatgatatcCTTTCATTCCCATGTGATATTGTGTCCTACAAATGCGCTGTAACATCTTTATTTCATGGATGTGATTTCGGGGCAGCCTGTGGTCAAAGTGAGGTTGGGGGTTTGGGTGGGGTGAAAGGGGAAAGTTCAGAGGTTAtaattttgttgtctttgtgtaAAGGAGTGGAGCTCGATCTCACATcactcttccctcttccccgagTCCTTTCTAAACTCTCCCCCGGGTTTCTACCCTCCCGAACCTCTCCCCTTCTACCCTTACAACCCCAACCCTCCCCCCGGTCACGTATCAGCACACGACTCAGGTGAGTTTTACTCtaatgtttggtgtttttatgtttttctgttgtgatcAGAAGTATAGCGGAAAGAAATCGCGCCCAGCAGCTAGCTCGCCGCTTGTCCAGCATGCTAACAGGCCGCACCGTGATAAGCACGCACAGTCTGCGTACGGAGCTAGCTTAGCTAGCCACCGAGaagtttgattttaaatgttgcttttaAAAACGCCGTCTCCTCTTTAGCGCTTGTACTTCATCAAAGAGGACCTAACTACAATGCCACGCAGGCTTCTGATATTTGGTCAGCTGTTACTAACGTTGACTAATTACGCTAACTAGCTAGCTTTGCTAAGTAGCGCACGCATGCTCCATTCATTTCCCCAGCACGGTGAGCAACCAGCATGCTAAACGGCTAACAGACTTACAAGAAGCGTTAATAGTTAATGGACTTACTTTAAACTAAGCAACACACGCGAAGTAAGCATTTACATATCAGCTTTTCACACCAAACATACTTGTGAATGTACTTTACGAGATTTAGGTCTAACTGTAGCGACGGGGGAGTAATTGTACGCACATTTGTTGTTAAACTTGATTCAACGCTAATGATGAAGACGTCGTTAGCATACAAgccatatgttttttttagttagcaTGTAGGTGAATTCAGTGGCAATTAGCTTGTTTGGAGTCAGGTAACTTGTGTCGGAGCAGCATTGAGATGTTTGAAAATTAATGCACCCAACCAGCAGCGTGTAGTTGGCACAGTCACAGTGAGTCCTTAGCTATTTTTTTATGATTCATCGTAGTACGCACCAGTTTTCCGTTAGCATGAGCTGTGACACAGATTTATCATCTCCTGTTTGAATAGGTTCATTGAGAAGAAATGTGTGTAATGGAAGTATACATATCAGAAATTTGCACATTATAAGCGTTGCACATTGAGCCAAAGTATGTTACATGATCTGGTTTGATTCAacttgatgttttattttaacacagCCTATTAAGATAATTGCTTTGCGAACTAGGTAAATGGACCTCTGTATAGTTGCCAACACTAGGATATAAATGAAGGTTACTATTAATTTCTGTGGGTGGGAATGTTCCTGTAATTCAATCCTGAGGAGACATATTTAGTGTTTACCACCTTGTTAACCATGTGGAAGTCAGTGTTATCAGGCCACTTCAGTTTTAGAGGTATACCTTTTGTTATCCCTAATGTGCACCAATGTTAAGTATCAGTTTTCTTTACTGAGCTGCAAGTCAGTCTTCACACATGATCATCCTCTGTATGTAATTTCTTGTCTGCTATGTGCCTTTAGATCCATCTCGGTGACCAAAGACCCCAGTTCTGTACGGACACCAAGGTTGCAGTTATGGACTCCGGTGTGATTGAAGGAGGCCTCAATGTCACCCTTACCATTAGGCTGCTCATGCATGGCAAGGTGAGGTCACCCATCAGCTGCTTGTGTCGGCAATCTAATAGTCTATGACATTATGTTTATGGAAATGAAGCTCCCCGGGGATGTTTAAAGGGCAGGGACTATGTGATGACTAAGGGTATTGACTGGGTGATGGGATCCTGTGTCACAAAGACAAGTGGAGTGGTGTTTTGGCATGTTACTCTGTTTGAGCTTTTGTATCAGAGACTACATTTGCCTCATGTCTAATTGTGTTATCTCCCAAGTTGAACATATTTTGCTAAAACATGAATATGTTTCTCTTGGCTGCTCTTTAGTTTTTTCCAGAAATAAACAGGGCTGATTTACTGAGAGTTAAACCCTCACATGCCTCTCTGAATAATCACAGAGCAGCTTGAAAGATCAAGTTATATCACAAGCTGCCACTTCTGCATTGGACACTAGGTAGAAATTTGCAACCAGGAGACATGACACTGCATTTGCCATCATCATCAAACCGTCCGGCTTTCATGACGGCAGCACAGCCACACACTTGTTGCATCTTTCAGTCCCACTGTggcctgttgttgttgttgttgtggcttCAAATACTGAGATGCCACGTGGCAAGAAGTGCCGGCTCAAAATCCAACTCTGACATGTCATCTTTTACCACGGGCATACCAAACTGTGATATATCCAAAAAATGATCTCCCAAAAGCTCTGTTAGCTCATAGCATCCCAAAAGAGGCCCCAGCACTAGCTAGGCATCAGCAGCCTACAGATACTGTGTGCTTGACTGCATCCTGGATCTCTCTGTGGTCAACAGCACCATCTTGAGTCTGTGTGGGatgagacagaaataaaaactgttgGGGAGTTCTTGATGGATCAGGCTGTTTGAGTGTTTACACTGCTTACAGTGACAACTGTTCCTCTTGTCCAAGTGTTAGGAAACCATATAGCTTCGCTTATTGAAGGGTTTTCATTGCCTGGTAAACAAGGCTTGCTGTAGCCAGAGTGTTAGGAAACAATGACAGGTGTAAAAAGATGATTAATCAACCCAATAAATCGTTATCTCTTTTTCTATTTTAGGAAGTCGGAAGTATTATTGGAAAGGTAAGCTGCTGTTTAATAATACTGATATTTGATTGTCATGATTTCAAGGTCTGTGTGTTAAGGTCATAATGAGTCTGACTGTGATTTGATTCTCTTGCTTATAGAAAGGTGAATCTGTGAAGAAGATGAGAGAAGAGGTGAGGTCTTCTTTCTTTACTCAGTGTAAATTGATACTAAGAGGCCACAGTTAGCAGATTGGCAAAGTTTGTCTTTACTATGGGAAGCCTTCCAAATTGCTTCTTATAATTTCTTGCTTTTCTCTTTGTCCATAGAGCGGGGCTCGCATCAACATCTCTGAGGGCAATTGTCCTGAGAGGATCATTACTTTGGCAGGTCCAACCACCGCCATCTTTAAAGCATTCTCCATGATCATTGAAAAGCTGGAAGAGGTAGGTCGCAATATATGCTGACTAATGGATTCCCAGGTTGGCAGCAACCATCCCAAACGCAAACTAGATTAACCTTTGCCTCTATATCTTTTTTCCAGGACATAAGCAGCTCAATGACAAACAGCACAGCTACCAGCAAGCCCCCAGTGACCCTACGCATTGTGGTCCCTGCCAGCCAGTGTGGCTCTCTCATTGGGAAAGGTGGCTGCAAGATCAAGGAAATTCGAGAGGTATGCGAAGAAAAGAGAGTGTAATACAAAACCATGCAAGCCCCATTCCCTCCAGCATTAGCTTTCTACCTGAGGAATTCAGCACATCAAAAACGGATACACTGAAGGTCATTTTACTCCTGTTTTGTGTTCCAGTCAACTGGTGCTCAGGTACAAGTGGCAGGAGACATGCTCCCCAACTCCACAGAGAGAGCCATCACCATCGCTGGTACTCCCCAGTCGATAATTGAGTGTGTGAAGCAGATCTGTGTGGTCATGCTTGAGGTAAGTGGACTCATAAGAGCTGTGGAGCAAATGAAGTAGCAGCTGTTGACCCGTAAATGAATGATGTGGAATAGTGTGATCTTTTGGTTTTTGGCTGCTGTGTGTTGGGTTTTGGACCAGGGATGTTTGGAGCCAGTCCACAGGATTGCAGCTGTAATATTTTACAGTAATTGTAAAATCATGATAGGGCAGCGAACAGAATATTATGGAGGACTTTAATATTGGCCATACATTCATAATCTAACATGTTGGAGCTGTTTTAATATATTGAAAAGCTTCACTAACTTTCATTTGAAGTTaattttttgtctgtctttttgtttttgttttttttttttgtttgtttgtttttgggctACTATCCAAAATGCTGCTCGTACAGCAAAATATATACATCAGATTGAGACTCCATACTGGACAATACTCACAGTATTGTGGTTGGGATTGGGGCGAGGTAAAAAACCCTGAACAAAAACTCAATTGAGAGATCCCCTGTATAATGCTTGGGCTTTTTTACAGGTTCTCTAGGTGATACTCAGCACtgatatagcagcaaaccagtTTATGCTATGTAAATATATAGTGCAGTAATGGTGTtttgagcagagaatgaaatcacacttcatctgtgtgtgttgtaattcgagcttctctgtggtttgttgtggtaagccgGCCttggtgcatgtgtgtcttcCACTGGCTAATTTTAATGCAAgcctatttctgtgtgtgtacattgaAAGCACAAAAAATGGAGTCAGATTCCATGTGTGTGTACTCACCAACTTGGCCGTTAAATCTGATGCTGTTTCCGAAGCACAGTTATTGCTAGTACAAGCAGTGATGCACACATGTGtaatataaaaaatgaattcaaaCACCATTTTCAGATTTTGCAACAATTGTATGATGACATGGGTGGTAATTTAACCATACATCCACCCTCTTTATCCTCTCTACAGTCTCCCCCTAAGGGGGTCACTATCCCCTACCGACCCAAGCCTTCAGGATCCCCCGTTATCTTCGCAGGCGGCCAGGTATGTACGACACGGGATGCTACCTTTTTTAATTCATAATGTTTTGGGGAGGATGCTCTGAGAGCATTTAAGTTTCCTCTGGTAAGCAGTGATGCAGTGTGTATGTCTACGGCTTTTTttgtgaaaggtaagaacaGAAGGATTGAAACTGTAGCAAATATAATTAACATGAATTGGTAGTCGGTAGGTGGTACCAGCATAACTCTGTCTGTACCCTTGGAAGTGCTGAGTTAGGTTTCCAGCCCTAGTATTGATTGCCCCAATTGTCTGAGTGTGATGTGTATCCCTGCAGAATATTATATGCTTGGAAATGTGTACTGAAAGGCTCTGAAAATGATGCATGTATATGATTGAGCAATGCCATAATAGTTCAGAGTAGCTGTGGAGGTTATTTAAGTTTAGAAAATGGCTGCAACCAGAGCTGATTTTGCAAACTGTTTCAATAGAGTATCAACAGCTACAGTACTCCAGTGACCAAAGGCATTTTCCCAAGAGGCAGTTTGTCCCAGGGCCTTCTCTTTGTGCATTTCCCCAgaatttgttttcttgttttgagCATTATTTTTTCAGAAGTGTGTTGGCCTGTTTCCTGCTATTGTTAGTCTGAACCACAATGCTTTCTGGTGCTTGTTGGCTTAACATTGCAAGATCTTTGATCTTTctaaatacctttttttttttttttttttttttttaatttctttgtaaAAGTAAATCTCTCCTTTCAATTTTCCCTAATTCCACTATGTCTCTGAAGACTTCTTTTTTCCCCAGAAATGTGGAGACTTTGGACAAGACATATGTGTTGATGCTCTTAAATGATGCTAGTTCAGGCTTTGATATGTTGAGAGTCTTCAAGAGGTATTTATATATTAGGAGAGAAGTAGCTGGTGAGGTAACCTGACCAAAATCTAAATCAGATGTGAGGCctatgaaagctttgttttcatttgtttcaggCATATGCCGTACAAGGACAGCACGCGATTCCACAGCCAGATGTAAGTGCAGTAGACATTTTTACATGACCCCCCACCCCTACCACACCCACCCATAATTACAACTGTCCTCTTCCAAAATGTGCATACCTCCCGCCCACCCACGCCTCATTTTACAGCCTATAACTGTAGCTAAACTTGCCCCTAATTTTAGTGTTGACCTACTATTATCAGACTTTGTAACCACTTAGAGAGCAGCAGTCTTAGTACTTCATGTTTGTGTAATTTCTCAGTCGACTGGCAGTCAGTTCTTAATTAGACTGacatttgttgtttgtgtttgtccagACTCTCCACTGTTCCATGAATAATTATCTGTTCCTGCTGCTCActcctttctgttttttccctttttgttctgTCTTGTTGTACATGCCTCATTCATTAGTCTGTCCCAGATAAATATGTTGGGCTcttctcctccccctcttcaTTAACCCTTCATTTATTACTTTGTGCTCTGCTCACTAAATtaatctttctctctctttttaatgAGCTTTAGATGTTCCATCAGGAGCATTGGATGTGATAGAGTGTTTATTATTAGTCTCATTTGCCACTGAGTATTGGCAACAGAGCAAAGCAGTGTCAGTCAGATATGATCTAAAACTTGGTCATTATTTATATACTTCAGTGTGATTATGTTAGTGTAATTAGTTTGTCACTGTTAGGACAGTTTATTAAGACAAGAATATGCTCATAGAGTGACACAAAAACCTGTCAtctttcttaaagggacagttcaactcaaatcaaaacacacatttttccctTAACCCGTAGTGCTGTTCATCTGTCTGCGCTATGTTGGTGTGAGCTGttgaatgttggagatatcggccatagagatgtctgccttctctttaatataatggaactagatggcactcggcttatggtgctcaaagagacttaaaatacattttaaaaactcaccaacaatgtctctttccagaaatcatgacccatttactcaagataatccacaggccttgctgtgagcagtttcatgtaggagctcttttctttctattgatttacacctgccaactgtatcgaTGTATAGAGGGAACCCTCtgctcatggacgagaggctcttACTCGACAGCATGAGTTACAAACATTAATGtcatcctcctcggctgagctgtaacataaACTTGCTCTGTGGTGCAAGGTGAACTAaaagtagatgcacacttctttCTGTGCGGTGATACAGGTGTCacatcaaggtctgtggattatcttgagtatcaGGGtaacaagctgagtgccatctagttccattatattggagagaagacagacatctctatggacAATATCTCTTggcaacacttggcaactcacaccaaaacaatctagactgataaatagccctactgtccctttaaatcttCCCTTCCAGCTGTAGTGGTGATAACTAGCAAAGTGTGATGTTAAGTTGAGATAGTCATGTTTGGGTTTTGTATTGGTGATTAGAAGATCACCTGCATATCAGGAGCTCCCTTTCTTATGTATTATGACTCTGCCCTGACCTTGAAGACCACGAGAAATCATTACCAAGAGATGCAGCCTGCACTTTGGAGGAATACCTATGGGGTACCCCACATAGACCAGCCATAAAACACACGGATTATCATCTGAGTAGAGCTTTGTGAAAGGATAAGAGATCTGCACGCGGTAGTGTTTCTGTGTGGAGGCTCTTTGTGTAGCTGTCTGTACTGactgtgatttgttttgttctgttcttCCCTCTTCCTGTGTTTTCCATTTCCTCCATTTCTCTCCCTgccttctctctcactctcacagtCTTCCTCTGCTGCTATCTCTCCACAGCTCACCAAGCTTCACCAGCTGGCTATGCAGCAGAGCCCCTTCCCCATCGCACCAA
This region of Epinephelus fuscoguttatus linkage group LG1, E.fuscoguttatus.final_Chr_v1 genomic DNA includes:
- the LOC125899864 gene encoding poly(rC)-binding protein 2 isoform X1, whose protein sequence is MDSGVIEGGLNVTLTIRLLMHGKEVGSIIGKKGESVKKMREESGARINISEGNCPERIITLAGPTTAIFKAFSMIIEKLEEDISSSMTNSTATSKPPVTLRIVVPASQCGSLIGKGGCKIKEIRESTGAQVQVAGDMLPNSTERAITIAGTPQSIIECVKQICVVMLESPPKGVTIPYRPKPSGSPVIFAGGQAYAVQGQHAIPQPDSSSAAISPQLTKLHQLAMQQSPFPIAPSNQGFTGMDASAQTSSHEMTIPNDLIGCIIGRQGAKINEIRQMSGAQIKIANPVDGSTDRQVTITGSPASISLAEYLINARLSSEATGLAAN
- the LOC125899864 gene encoding poly(rC)-binding protein 2 isoform X2 → MDSGVIEGGLNVTLTIRLLMHGKEVGSIIGKKGESVKKMREESGARINISEGNCPERIITLAGPTTAIFKAFSMIIEKLEEDISSSMTNSTATSKPPVTLRIVVPASQCGSLIGKGGCKIKEIRESTGAQVQVAGDMLPNSTERAITIAGTPQSIIECVKQICVVMLESPPKGVTIPYRPKPSGSPVIFAGGQAYAVQGQHAIPQPDLTKLHQLAMQQSPFPIAPSNQGFTGMDASAQTSSHEMTIPNDLIGCIIGRQGAKINEIRQMSGAQIKIANPVDGSTDRQVTITGSPASISLAEYLINARLSSEATGLAAN
- the LOC125899864 gene encoding poly(rC)-binding protein 2 isoform X3 translates to MDSGVIEGGLNVTLTIRLLMHGKEVGSIIGKKGESVKKMREESGARINISEGNCPERIITLAGPTTAIFKAFSMIIEKLEEDISSSMTNSTATSKPPVTLRIVVPASQCGSLIGKGGCKIKEIRESTGAQVQVAGDMLPNSTERAITIAGTPQSIIECVKQICVVMLESPPKGVTIPYRPKPSGSPVIFAGGQSSSAAISPQLTKLHQLAMQQSPFPIAPSNQGFTGMDASAQTSSHEMTIPNDLIGCIIGRQGAKINEIRQMSGAQIKIANPVDGSTDRQVTITGSPASISLAEYLINARLSSEATGLAAN
- the LOC125899864 gene encoding poly(rC)-binding protein 2 isoform X4, with protein sequence MDSGVIEGGLNVTLTIRLLMHGKEVGSIIGKKGESVKKMREESGARINISEGNCPERIITLAGPTTAIFKAFSMIIEKLEEDISSSMTNSTATSKPPVTLRIVVPASQCGSLIGKGGCKIKEIRESTGAQVQVAGDMLPNSTERAITIAGTPQSIIECVKQICVVMLESPPKGVTIPYRPKPSGSPVIFAGGQLTKLHQLAMQQSPFPIAPSNQGFTGMDASAQTSSHEMTIPNDLIGCIIGRQGAKINEIRQMSGAQIKIANPVDGSTDRQVTITGSPASISLAEYLINARLSSEATGLAAN